In Gemmatimonadaceae bacterium, the sequence TCTGCTCGACCGCGCCATCCAACGCATCAGGTTGGCCTCGCGGTCCCTTCGCCACGCCCCCGGCTTCTTCGTCGCGGCGGCCCTGACCCTGGCCCTTGGCATCGGCCTGGCCACCGCCGTCTTCACTGTCGCCGACGCCATGGCGCTGCGGCGGCTCCCGGTGCACGACCAGAACCATATAGTAGTGCTCTGGGGGCGCAGCCTCGACGGCCGGTTCGACAACTATCCGGTGGACGACGCGGCGGATTTCGCGCGGCGATCCCGCGCGTTGCGCCAGACCGCATACTTCGCCTGGTTCGGCGCGGCGCCGATTCCCATCCGCGAGGGAGACCGCGTCGCCCGCCTCCGCCGCGCCCTCGTCTCGGGCAACTTCTTCGACGTGCT encodes:
- a CDS encoding ABC transporter permease — protein: MPGPRRRPPDLLDRAIQRIRLASRSLRHAPGFFVAAALTLALGIGLATAVFTVADAMALRRLPVHDQNHIVVLWGRSLDGRFDNYPVDDAADFARRSRALRQTAYFAWFGAAPIPIREGDRVARLRRALVSGNFFDVLGARATLGRALRPADDSPGAAPVAVLSYDAWQQRYGGDPHILGRSLALYDGVHTYTIIGVMPRGLEYPAGTEFWAPIAPSLPPSVVKLIGFDVVGRLAPGATPADAADQLSTYFA